In a genomic window of Deltaproteobacteria bacterium:
- a CDS encoding inositol-3-phosphate synthase, translating into MSKIRIGIVGVGNCASSLIQAFHYYRDKNPEDAIGLMHWKIGEFGPGDIEVVSAFDVDKRKVGVDVHEAIFADPNCTTVFCPDLPKSGVTVQMGKILDGVSDHMSEYDERYTFVPADEPEPTGKEVIEALKESGTEILMNYLPVGSEDAARFYADCALEAGVAFVNNMPVFIASDPVWAKRFEDRNVPLIGDDVKSQMGATIIHRTLTDLFKKRGVKLDRTYQLNTGGNTDFLNMLNRHRLVSKKESKTEAVQSVAARRLEDTNIHIGPSDYVPWQKDNKICFLRMEGRLLGDVPMNLELRLSVEDSPNSAGVTIDAIRCAKLALKRGQGGVLYGPSAYFCKHPPRQFTDDEAFKMVEQFINSA; encoded by the coding sequence AAATTGCGCCAGTTCCTTGATTCAGGCATTCCATTATTACAGGGACAAGAACCCGGAAGATGCGATCGGCCTGATGCACTGGAAGATCGGAGAGTTCGGGCCGGGAGACATTGAGGTCGTTTCGGCTTTCGATGTGGACAAACGAAAGGTGGGGGTGGACGTCCACGAGGCCATCTTTGCCGATCCAAACTGTACTACCGTCTTCTGCCCAGATCTCCCCAAGTCCGGAGTGACCGTCCAGATGGGCAAGATTCTTGATGGTGTGTCGGACCATATGAGTGAATACGACGAAAGATATACCTTTGTTCCGGCTGACGAACCCGAGCCCACGGGGAAGGAAGTGATCGAGGCGCTCAAAGAGTCCGGTACAGAAATCCTGATGAACTACCTGCCTGTCGGCTCTGAGGATGCAGCCAGGTTCTATGCTGACTGCGCGCTGGAGGCAGGGGTTGCTTTTGTTAACAATATGCCGGTTTTCATCGCAAGCGACCCTGTGTGGGCAAAGCGCTTTGAGGATCGGAACGTCCCTCTGATCGGCGACGACGTCAAATCCCAAATGGGCGCCACCATCATCCACCGTACCTTGACCGACTTGTTCAAGAAGCGTGGGGTCAAGCTCGACCGTACCTACCAGCTCAATACGGGTGGCAACACAGACTTTCTCAACATGCTCAACCGCCACCGGCTGGTCTCGAAGAAAGAGTCCAAGACCGAAGCCGTGCAGTCGGTGGCGGCCAGGCGCTTGGAAGACACAAACATTCACATCGGTCCCAGTGATTATGTGCCTTGGCAGAAAGACAACAAGATCTGTTTTCTCAGAATGGAGGGGAGGCTCCTGGGTGACGTTCCGATGAATCTGGAACTCCGCCTCTCCGTGGAGGATTCCCCGAATTCGGCCGGTGTGACCATCGACGCCATTCGCTGCGCTAAACTCGCTTTGAAACGCGGCCAGGGCGGGGTTCTTTACGGTCCGTCGGCCTATTTCTGCAAGCACCCACCGCGCCAGTTTACCGACGACGAGGCCTTCAAGATGGTCGAACAGTTCATCAACAGTGCTTGA